A section of the Deltaproteobacteria bacterium genome encodes:
- a CDS encoding FAD-dependent oxidoreductase gives MSGLDRIVVVGASLAGLRAVESLRRLGFGGEILLAGAEKHLPYDRPPLSKEILQGRWDADKLPLRRQPFADLRLDLRLGLRATALDVAARTVAFADGRRERYDALVIATGSAARRLPNQPDLAGVHLLRTLDDALALRAALERSPRVLVVGAGFIGAEVAAACRSRGLEVIAIEPLAVPLLRGLGLRMGALCAELQRENGVDLRCGVGVAAIEGDGRVERVVLSDGTRVPADVVVVGIGAVPETGWLSGSGLRLDDGVVCDQHCAAGPPGVFAAGDVARWRNPLFDETMRVEHWSNAVEQGVYVAERLAGSAAGAEPFAPVPFFWSDQFGVKIQFAGRMRGDDEIRIVAGSPAERRFTALYGRAGRLTGALCFSRPRDLAKYRRLIAARASLDDAIAAASD, from the coding sequence ATGTCCGGGCTCGACAGGATCGTCGTCGTCGGCGCGTCGCTCGCGGGGCTTCGCGCGGTCGAGTCGCTGCGGCGGCTCGGCTTCGGCGGCGAGATCCTGCTGGCCGGCGCCGAGAAACACCTTCCGTACGATCGCCCGCCGCTCTCGAAGGAGATCCTTCAAGGGCGCTGGGACGCGGACAAGCTGCCGCTGCGAAGGCAGCCGTTCGCCGACCTGCGCCTCGACCTGCGCCTCGGGCTCCGCGCCACCGCGCTCGACGTCGCCGCGCGAACGGTCGCCTTCGCCGACGGCCGTCGCGAGCGCTACGACGCGCTCGTGATCGCGACCGGATCCGCCGCGCGAAGGCTCCCGAATCAGCCCGATCTCGCCGGCGTGCACCTGTTGCGCACGCTCGATGATGCGCTCGCCCTGCGCGCAGCGCTGGAGCGCTCGCCGCGCGTGCTCGTGGTCGGGGCCGGATTCATCGGCGCGGAGGTCGCGGCCGCGTGCCGGAGTCGCGGCCTCGAAGTGATTGCGATCGAGCCGCTCGCGGTGCCGCTCCTGCGCGGGCTCGGTCTGCGCATGGGCGCGCTCTGCGCGGAGCTGCAGCGCGAGAACGGCGTGGACCTGCGCTGCGGCGTCGGCGTGGCGGCGATCGAGGGCGACGGGCGAGTCGAGCGCGTGGTGCTCAGCGACGGGACGCGCGTCCCGGCGGACGTGGTCGTGGTCGGGATCGGCGCCGTTCCCGAGACGGGCTGGCTCAGTGGCTCGGGTCTGCGCCTCGACGACGGGGTGGTCTGCGACCAGCACTGCGCGGCCGGCCCGCCGGGCGTGTTCGCCGCCGGCGACGTCGCGCGCTGGCGCAATCCGCTCTTCGACGAGACGATGCGCGTCGAGCACTGGAGCAACGCGGTGGAGCAGGGCGTGTACGTGGCCGAGCGCCTGGCGGGCAGCGCGGCCGGCGCGGAGCCGTTCGCGCCGGTTCCGTTCTTCTGGTCGGATCAGTTCGGCGTGAAGATCCAGTTCGCCGGCCGGATGCGCGGCGACGACGAGATCCGCATCGTCGCCGGCTCGCCGGCCGAGCGCAGGTTCACCGCGCTCTACGGTCGCGCGGGGCGGCTCACCGGGGCGCTCTGCTTCAGCCGGCCGCGCGACCTCGCGAAGTACCGGCGGCTGATCGCCGCGCGGGCCTCGCTCGATGACGCGATCGCCGCCGCCTCCGACTAG
- a CDS encoding gamma-glutamylcyclotransferase gives MRTALWIFGYGSLVWRPAFAFAERRTAWIGGFARRFWQGSTDHRGVPGAPGRVVTLLPEAGSRCFGVAYRVPESDSACVLADLDHREREGYERHPVELRFADGGATTGLVYIATPSNPNYLGPAPLDAIAAQIARARGPSGPNTEYVRELARSLREMPADDEHVFALDGLLREHGAGPEAMRP, from the coding sequence ATGCGAACCGCGCTCTGGATCTTCGGATACGGCTCACTGGTGTGGCGGCCGGCCTTCGCTTTCGCAGAGCGCCGGACCGCCTGGATCGGCGGCTTCGCGCGGCGCTTCTGGCAGGGATCGACGGACCACCGCGGCGTTCCGGGCGCGCCGGGCCGGGTGGTGACGCTGCTGCCCGAGGCCGGGTCGCGCTGCTTCGGCGTCGCCTATCGCGTGCCGGAGTCGGACTCCGCGTGCGTGCTGGCCGACCTCGATCACCGCGAGCGCGAGGGCTACGAGCGCCATCCGGTCGAGCTGCGCTTCGCCGACGGCGGTGCAACGACCGGGCTGGTCTACATCGCCACGCCCTCGAACCCGAACTACCTCGGGCCCGCGCCGCTCGATGCGATCGCCGCGCAGATCGCGCGCGCGCGCGGGCCGAGCGGCCCGAACACCGAGTACGTGCGCGAGCTCGCGCGCTCGCTCCGCGAGATGCCCGCCGACGACGAGCACGTCTTCGCGCTCGACGGACTTCTTCGCGAGCACGGCGCCGGTCCCGAAGCGATGCGCCCCTAG
- a CDS encoding acyl-CoA thioesterase, which yields MPRPPSDPPPGAKTATIAYRVPFYDTDAMRVVHHARYVHYLELARIEYLDLHDRPYREYVAEGLHFAVTGLEVRYQQAARYDDRLQVTCWLSWLKRVSLAIGYAVRRGDELIATATTEHALVSDDGKLVAIPPARRAKFAAALAP from the coding sequence GTGCCACGCCCTCCGAGTGATCCGCCGCCCGGCGCGAAGACCGCGACGATCGCCTACCGGGTGCCGTTCTACGACACCGATGCGATGCGCGTGGTCCACCACGCGCGCTACGTGCACTACCTGGAGCTCGCGCGGATCGAGTATCTCGACCTGCACGACCGCCCCTACCGCGAGTACGTCGCCGAAGGGCTGCACTTCGCCGTGACCGGCCTCGAGGTGCGCTACCAGCAGGCGGCCCGCTACGACGACCGGCTGCAGGTCACCTGCTGGCTCTCCTGGCTGAAGCGCGTGTCGCTGGCGATCGGCTACGCGGTCCGTCGCGGCGACGAGCTGATCGCCACCGCGACGACCGAGCACGCGCTGGTCAGCGACGACGGCAAGCTCGTGGCGATTCCGCCCGCGCGCCGGGCGAAGTTCGCGGCCGCGCTCGCGCCCTAG
- a CDS encoding zinc-binding dehydrogenase: MRAVRCTGREVRVVVLPEPSGPGVRVRVATAGVCGSDLHMLGQVQGVTLGHEIAGVTDDGKPVAVEPMSPCGRCEPCRAGDYNLCVEGAAMFHGVGRDGGMADEMLVPARALVPLPSGLPLRDASLVEPLAVMVYALRRAGLRASQRVAVVGGGTIGLCAVAAVRASGAEVALVARYDAQRAAGERLGATQVSGQYDLVVEAAGSESALAQAVELAKPGGKVSIPGIYWQPVGMPGLAMGMKEVTLMPAFLYSRGAVSRDIDAAAATLAATPELPRAIITHRFPLDAAAEAFATAASRASGAIKVVLEP, translated from the coding sequence ATGCGCGCGGTGCGTTGCACGGGACGTGAAGTCCGGGTCGTCGTGCTGCCGGAGCCGTCGGGGCCGGGCGTGCGAGTGCGCGTTGCGACGGCGGGGGTGTGCGGCTCGGACCTGCACATGCTCGGGCAGGTGCAGGGGGTCACGCTCGGACACGAGATCGCAGGAGTCACCGACGACGGAAAGCCCGTGGCCGTCGAGCCGATGTCGCCCTGCGGGCGCTGCGAGCCGTGCCGGGCCGGGGACTACAACCTCTGCGTCGAAGGCGCTGCGATGTTCCACGGCGTGGGGCGAGACGGCGGAATGGCCGACGAGATGCTCGTTCCTGCGCGCGCGCTGGTGCCGCTCCCGAGCGGGTTGCCGCTTCGCGACGCGTCGCTGGTCGAGCCGCTCGCGGTGATGGTGTACGCGCTGCGCCGCGCTGGGCTGCGCGCGAGCCAGCGCGTCGCGGTGGTCGGAGGCGGAACGATCGGGCTCTGCGCCGTCGCGGCGGTGCGCGCGAGCGGCGCCGAAGTCGCGCTCGTGGCCCGCTACGACGCGCAGCGTGCGGCGGGCGAGCGGCTCGGCGCGACACAGGTCAGCGGGCAGTACGACCTGGTGGTGGAGGCCGCGGGCAGCGAGAGTGCGCTCGCGCAGGCGGTCGAGCTCGCAAAGCCCGGCGGCAAGGTCTCGATCCCGGGAATCTACTGGCAGCCGGTCGGCATGCCGGGCCTCGCGATGGGCATGAAGGAAGTCACGCTGATGCCGGCCTTCCTCTACTCGCGCGGCGCGGTGAGCCGCGACATCGACGCTGCGGCCGCCACGCTCGCGGCCACGCCCGAGCTGCCGCGCGCGATCATCACGCACCGCTTCCCGCTCGACGCCGCGGCCGAGGCCTTTGCCACCGCCGCGAGCCGAGCCTCGGGGGCGATCAAGGTCGTGCTCGAGCCGTAG
- a CDS encoding peptidylprolyl isomerase, which produces MHRSILAAIVAALSLFGSITPAIAAEEKPMAATDPAIAAVDAQIASAKIDKNADRWKERLPKPAQVSFTKGKKYVWVLDTNKGPIEVQLFADSAPMHVTSTIYLTNLGFYDGVIFHRVIPGFMAQGGDPTGSGRGGPGYRYDGEFGGASHSKPGMLSMANAGPGTDGSQFFLTFVPTNYLDGKHTVFGEVVKGMDTVGALEKAGSPSGTTKEKLEIKKATIRVD; this is translated from the coding sequence ATGCACCGATCGATTCTCGCCGCGATCGTCGCGGCACTCAGCCTGTTCGGATCCATCACGCCGGCAATCGCCGCAGAGGAGAAGCCCATGGCCGCAACGGACCCGGCGATCGCCGCAGTCGACGCACAGATCGCGAGCGCCAAGATCGACAAGAACGCCGACCGCTGGAAGGAGCGCCTGCCCAAGCCCGCGCAGGTGAGCTTCACCAAGGGCAAGAAGTACGTCTGGGTGCTCGACACCAACAAGGGTCCGATCGAGGTGCAGCTCTTCGCCGACTCGGCGCCGATGCACGTGACCAGCACGATCTACCTGACGAACCTCGGCTTCTACGACGGCGTGATCTTCCACCGCGTGATTCCCGGCTTCATGGCGCAGGGCGGCGATCCCACCGGCTCGGGACGCGGGGGACCCGGCTACCGCTACGACGGCGAGTTCGGCGGCGCGTCGCACTCCAAGCCCGGCATGCTCTCGATGGCGAACGCGGGCCCCGGCACCGACGGCAGCCAGTTCTTCCTGACCTTCGTCCCGACGAACTATCTCGACGGCAAGCACACCGTCTTCGGCGAGGTCGTGAAGGGCATGGACACCGTCGGGGCGCTCGAGAAGGCGGGCTCGCCCAGCGGCACGACCAAGGAGAAGCTCGAGATCAAGAAGGCGACCATCCGGGTCGACTAG
- a CDS encoding acyl-CoA dehydrogenase — translation MKRDIFSDEHELFREQFKRFAKSEIEPKIAGWNEKGMSDRESWRRMGEEGFFGGDAPEEYGGAGGDFLFDAIVMEELSYLRAHALMASLHADICMPYITEFGTPEQKAKYLPGAIRGEIILGIAMTEPGTGSDLANVQTTAIRDGDAYVLNGSKTFISNGQIGDLFVVVAKTDPASDPPHRGISLLLVEAKTPGFVRGRKLDKLGLRGQDTSELFFQDCRVPVANLLGGHEGRGFKQLMQKLQQERLCIAVASIASCRRALDDTMEYVKQRRAFGQPIAGFQHIQFRLAELATEVEVGQAFTDKLLAAHVRKENIVTEVSMAKWWTTDLQKRLTSECLQLHGGYGFMLEYPISTDYADAAVQSIYAGTNEIMKRIIARNLGLDLT, via the coding sequence ATGAAGCGAGACATCTTCAGCGACGAGCACGAGCTGTTCCGGGAGCAGTTCAAACGCTTTGCCAAGAGCGAGATCGAGCCGAAGATCGCGGGCTGGAACGAGAAGGGCATGAGCGACCGCGAGAGCTGGCGGCGCATGGGCGAAGAGGGTTTCTTCGGCGGCGACGCGCCCGAGGAGTACGGCGGGGCCGGGGGCGATTTCCTCTTCGACGCGATCGTGATGGAGGAGCTCTCGTACCTGCGCGCGCACGCGCTGATGGCGTCGCTGCACGCCGACATCTGCATGCCGTACATCACCGAGTTCGGAACTCCCGAGCAGAAGGCGAAGTACCTGCCCGGCGCGATCCGCGGCGAGATCATCCTCGGCATCGCGATGACCGAGCCGGGCACGGGCTCGGACCTGGCCAACGTGCAGACGACCGCGATCCGCGACGGCGACGCCTACGTCCTGAACGGCTCCAAGACTTTCATCTCGAACGGACAGATCGGCGACCTGTTCGTCGTGGTCGCCAAGACCGACCCCGCGTCCGACCCGCCGCACCGCGGCATCAGCCTGCTCCTCGTCGAGGCGAAGACGCCCGGCTTCGTGCGCGGGCGCAAGCTCGACAAGCTCGGCCTGCGCGGCCAGGACACCAGCGAGCTGTTCTTCCAGGACTGCCGCGTGCCCGTGGCGAACCTGCTCGGCGGCCACGAAGGCCGCGGATTCAAGCAGCTGATGCAGAAGCTGCAGCAGGAGCGGCTCTGCATCGCGGTCGCGTCGATCGCCTCGTGCCGGCGCGCGCTCGACGACACCATGGAGTACGTGAAGCAGCGTCGCGCGTTCGGCCAGCCGATCGCGGGCTTCCAGCACATCCAGTTCCGGCTGGCCGAGCTCGCCACCGAGGTCGAGGTCGGCCAGGCCTTCACCGACAAGCTCCTCGCCGCGCACGTGCGCAAGGAGAACATCGTGACCGAGGTCTCGATGGCGAAGTGGTGGACCACGGATCTGCAGAAGCGCCTCACCTCCGAGTGCCTTCAGCTGCACGGCGGATACGGCTTCATGCTCGAGTACCCGATCTCGACCGACTACGCCGACGCGGCCGTGCAGTCGATCTACGCCGGCACCAACGAGATCATGAAGCGCATCATCGCGCGAAATCTCGGGCTCGACCTCACCTGA
- a CDS encoding nitroreductase family deazaflavin-dependent oxidoreductase — MTPIQRLLGRAFIGAHLALYRATGGWIGGTMGSLRVLLLTTTGRRSGQPRTVPLVYFEDGDRLVVIGSKGGDPRDPLWWENLKATPLAQVQVGSRIRSVRARLASPAERERLWPRIKQENAFYAGYERKTSREIPVVLLSDEPARS, encoded by the coding sequence ATGACCCCGATCCAGCGACTCCTGGGGCGTGCATTCATCGGCGCGCATCTCGCGCTCTACCGGGCGACGGGCGGCTGGATCGGCGGGACGATGGGGAGCCTGCGCGTGCTCCTGCTCACCACGACCGGGCGGAGATCCGGGCAGCCGCGCACGGTGCCGCTGGTGTACTTCGAGGACGGCGATCGGCTCGTGGTCATCGGCTCGAAGGGCGGCGATCCCCGCGACCCTCTCTGGTGGGAGAACCTGAAGGCCACGCCGCTCGCACAGGTGCAGGTCGGCTCACGGATCCGAAGCGTTCGCGCGCGCCTCGCGTCGCCCGCCGAGCGCGAGCGGCTCTGGCCGCGGATCAAGCAGGAGAACGCCTTCTACGCCGGCTACGAGCGCAAGACGAGCCGCGAGATCCCGGTCGTGCTTCTGTCGGACGAGCCGGCCCGGTCGTAG
- a CDS encoding aminoacyl-tRNA hydrolase — MAPAAPVFEIPERELVFSFARSSGPGGQNVNKTETKATLRWDVSRSPSIPADVRARFVRTFATRITTDGELVISSQRHRDRLRNIDDCLEKLQSMLRQVAKPRLKRRPTRPSRGAVERRIVEKKRRGGAKRERRRPAED; from the coding sequence ATGGCTCCGGCGGCCCCGGTCTTCGAGATTCCCGAGCGCGAGCTGGTCTTCAGCTTCGCGCGAAGCTCCGGCCCGGGCGGGCAGAACGTGAACAAGACCGAGACCAAGGCGACGCTGCGCTGGGACGTGTCGCGCAGCCCGTCGATCCCCGCCGACGTGCGAGCGCGCTTCGTGCGCACGTTCGCGACCCGGATCACCACGGACGGGGAGCTCGTGATCTCGTCCCAGCGCCACCGCGATCGGCTCCGGAACATCGACGACTGCCTCGAGAAGCTCCAGTCCATGCTGCGCCAGGTCGCAAAGCCGCGATTGAAGCGCCGGCCGACCCGCCCCAGCCGCGGCGCGGTCGAGCGGCGAATCGTCGAGAAGAAGCGCCGCGGCGGCGCGAAGCGCGAGCGACGCCGACCCGCGGAGGACTAG
- a CDS encoding alkaline phosphatase family protein has protein sequence MRTRGCSAVTSLRLDPLRRLALALLLAVAPLASVLAAERPVVILLSWDGVRHDYPERAQTRALARMQREGARAERLIPVFPSSTFPNHVSLATGTYVDRHGIIGNRFTDRAGRRFDYSNDASWIEAEPLWVAAERQGVRAATFFWVGSETDWRGRGASYRITPFDESIGEAAKVDQILAWLDLPPEERPGLIMAWWHGCDHLGHEEGPDSPGIAAQLLAQDAELLRLLAGLDSRKAWDHTTVMVASDHGMTALEALADADAPLAASGIPARVASGGGDAQVYLGDASQSDAALAALARVEGIRAYRAETLPLSYRSHFPGRSGDLTLVAEPPRVFARPTFGQKALAALRRLRGGSRGAHGYDPEHPDMGAIFFALGRGVPAGAKLGAIRVIDVAPTAAALLGIGPPEQSEGRALFQTDSNSDAKP, from the coding sequence ATCCGTACGAGGGGCTGTAGCGCCGTGACGTCGCTCCGGCTCGATCCGCTCCGGCGTCTCGCTCTGGCGCTCCTGCTCGCCGTCGCGCCGCTCGCCTCCGTGCTCGCGGCCGAGCGCCCGGTCGTGATCCTGCTCTCCTGGGACGGCGTGCGGCACGACTATCCGGAGCGGGCGCAGACGCGGGCGCTGGCGCGGATGCAGCGCGAGGGAGCGCGCGCCGAGCGGCTGATCCCGGTGTTCCCGTCGAGCACGTTTCCCAATCACGTTTCGCTGGCGACGGGAACCTACGTCGACCGCCACGGGATCATCGGCAATCGCTTCACCGACCGCGCCGGCCGCCGCTTCGACTACAGCAACGACGCGAGCTGGATCGAGGCCGAGCCGCTCTGGGTCGCGGCCGAACGGCAGGGCGTGCGCGCGGCGACGTTCTTCTGGGTCGGGTCCGAGACCGACTGGCGCGGGCGTGGAGCGAGCTACCGGATCACGCCCTTCGACGAATCGATCGGCGAGGCGGCCAAGGTCGATCAGATCCTCGCGTGGCTCGATCTGCCGCCCGAAGAGCGTCCGGGGCTGATCATGGCCTGGTGGCACGGCTGCGATCACCTGGGCCACGAGGAGGGACCCGACAGTCCCGGGATCGCCGCCCAGCTTCTCGCCCAGGACGCCGAGCTGCTGCGGCTGCTCGCAGGGCTCGATTCGCGCAAGGCATGGGATCACACCACCGTGATGGTCGCGAGCGATCACGGCATGACCGCGCTCGAGGCGCTGGCCGACGCGGACGCCCCGCTCGCGGCGAGCGGGATTCCGGCGCGCGTCGCGTCGGGCGGCGGAGACGCGCAGGTCTACCTGGGCGACGCCTCACAGAGCGATGCCGCGCTCGCCGCGCTCGCGCGGGTCGAGGGGATCCGCGCCTACCGCGCAGAGACCCTGCCGCTCTCGTACCGGAGTCACTTCCCCGGGCGCAGCGGCGATCTCACGCTCGTCGCGGAGCCGCCGCGGGTCTTCGCCCGGCCGACGTTCGGGCAGAAGGCGCTCGCGGCGCTTCGCCGCCTGCGCGGCGGATCACGCGGCGCGCACGGCTACGACCCCGAGCACCCCGACATGGGGGCGATCTTCTTCGCGCTCGGGCGCGGCGTTCCCGCGGGCGCGAAGCTCGGCGCGATCCGCGTGATCGACGTCGCGCCGACCGCGGCCGCGCTGCTCGGCATCGGGCCCCCGGAGCAGTCCGAGGGCCGAGCGCTGTTTCAGACCGACTCGAACAGCGACGCGAAGCCCTGA
- a CDS encoding thiolase family protein, which produces MSREAVIVDSVRTALAKAHRGSFNLTRPDDQLAHCLSQLFVRNKNVDKAEVGDVVAGCGIPEGAQGMNVARIATIVAGLPTSVAATTVNRFCSSGSQAIMMAAHQIIHEGVDVAIGAGVETITMIQDGTQNTKRLVNPVAIKKAPGLYMAMGATAEVVAERYKVSREDQDKYALMSQQRTARGQELGYFDDEIVPMKTRRLVQKKGEEPREEDCVVDKDECNRPDTTIEGLRKLPPAFKPEGGTVTAGNASQLSDGASATLLMSSGRANALGIEPIGIYRGSAVAGCEPDEMGIGPIYAVPKLLKRLGMSLDDIDLIELNEAFASQVLRVQRVLGIPDEKLNVNGGAISIGHPFGMTGSRLTGTLLRELRRRKKRYGIVTMCIGGGQGFASLFESV; this is translated from the coding sequence ATGTCTCGTGAAGCCGTGATCGTCGACAGCGTCCGCACCGCCCTCGCCAAGGCGCACCGCGGCTCGTTCAACCTGACGCGTCCGGACGATCAGCTCGCGCACTGCCTGTCGCAGCTCTTCGTGCGCAACAAGAACGTGGACAAGGCGGAGGTCGGCGACGTCGTCGCCGGCTGCGGCATCCCCGAGGGGGCGCAGGGCATGAACGTCGCGAGGATCGCGACGATCGTGGCGGGGCTGCCGACCTCGGTCGCGGCGACCACCGTGAACCGCTTCTGCTCGTCCGGCTCGCAGGCGATCATGATGGCCGCGCACCAGATCATCCACGAGGGCGTGGACGTCGCGATCGGCGCAGGCGTCGAGACGATCACGATGATCCAGGACGGAACCCAGAACACGAAGCGCCTGGTGAATCCGGTCGCGATCAAGAAGGCGCCCGGGCTGTACATGGCGATGGGCGCCACCGCCGAGGTCGTCGCCGAGCGCTACAAGGTCTCGCGCGAGGACCAGGACAAGTACGCGCTGATGAGCCAGCAGCGCACCGCCCGCGGCCAGGAGCTCGGCTACTTCGACGACGAGATCGTGCCCATGAAGACGCGCCGGCTGGTGCAGAAGAAGGGCGAGGAGCCGCGCGAGGAGGACTGCGTCGTCGACAAGGACGAGTGCAACCGCCCCGACACGACCATCGAGGGCCTGCGCAAGCTGCCGCCCGCGTTCAAGCCCGAGGGCGGTACGGTCACGGCGGGAAACGCCAGCCAGCTCTCCGACGGTGCGTCGGCGACGCTGCTGATGTCCTCCGGGCGCGCAAACGCCCTGGGCATCGAGCCGATCGGGATCTACCGCGGCTCCGCGGTCGCCGGCTGCGAGCCCGACGAGATGGGCATCGGCCCGATCTACGCGGTGCCGAAGCTTCTGAAGCGCCTCGGCATGAGCCTGGACGACATCGACCTGATCGAGCTCAACGAGGCGTTCGCGTCACAGGTGCTTCGCGTGCAGCGCGTGCTCGGGATTCCCGACGAGAAGCTGAACGTGAACGGCGGAGCGATCTCGATCGGTCACCCGTTCGGAATGACGGGGTCGCGACTCACCGGCACCCTGCTCCGCGAGCTGCGCCGGCGCAAGAAGCGCTACGGGATCGTCACGATGTGCATCGGCGGCGGTCAGGGCTTCGCGTCGCTGTTCGAGTCGGTCTGA
- a CDS encoding aldo/keto reductase, which yields MIERIPFGRTGHLSSRTLFGAAALGGMSQARADAVLEKLLAFGVNHIDTAASYGDSELRLAAFLKRHRSAFFLATKTGQRTADAARNELMRSLARLDVRSVDLIQMHNLVDEVEWETALGPGGALDALVEARAEGLVRFIGVTGHGTRAAAMHLKSLERFPFDSVLAPYNHSMMEQAEYARDFEALYVLCRENGVALQTIKSIARRRWTEADAEKRFSWYMPIRDREALRRAVHYVLARPGLFLDTSSDATLLDAVLEAASQPIALPADAEMRADARALGVEPLFVRGVSDSI from the coding sequence ATGATCGAACGGATTCCCTTCGGCCGCACCGGCCACCTCTCGAGCCGGACGCTGTTCGGCGCAGCGGCGCTCGGCGGAATGAGTCAGGCGCGTGCCGACGCGGTGCTCGAGAAGCTGCTCGCGTTCGGCGTGAATCACATCGACACGGCGGCGAGCTACGGCGACTCGGAGCTGCGCCTCGCAGCGTTCCTGAAGCGTCACCGAAGCGCGTTCTTCCTCGCGACCAAGACGGGGCAGCGCACCGCCGACGCCGCCCGCAACGAGCTGATGCGTTCGCTCGCGCGCCTCGACGTCCGCTCCGTCGACCTGATCCAGATGCACAACCTGGTCGACGAGGTCGAGTGGGAGACGGCGCTCGGGCCGGGCGGCGCGCTGGACGCGCTGGTGGAGGCGCGCGCCGAAGGGCTCGTCCGCTTCATCGGCGTGACGGGCCACGGCACGCGCGCCGCCGCGATGCACCTGAAGAGCCTCGAGCGGTTCCCCTTCGACTCCGTGCTGGCCCCCTACAACCACTCCATGATGGAGCAGGCCGAGTACGCGCGGGACTTCGAGGCGCTGTACGTGCTCTGCCGCGAGAACGGCGTCGCATTGCAGACCATCAAGTCGATCGCGCGCCGTCGCTGGACCGAGGCCGACGCCGAAAAGCGCTTCAGCTGGTACATGCCGATCCGGGATCGCGAGGCGCTGCGGCGGGCGGTCCACTACGTGCTCGCGCGTCCGGGACTCTTCCTCGACACCTCGAGTGACGCGACGTTGCTCGACGCGGTGCTCGAAGCGGCGTCGCAGCCGATCGCGCTGCCAGCCGACGCGGAGATGCGCGCGGACGCCCGCGCGCTCGGCGTCGAGCCGCTCTTCGTTCGCGGGGTCTCCGATTCGATCTGA
- a CDS encoding PPOX class F420-dependent oxidoreductase yields the protein MRDVLEGESYVSLATFRRDGRAVATPVWFAEGDGAVWVFTAGDSGKVKRLRNSPRARLAACDARGKVHGPWHEAQARIVSAPDAIARANELLLAKYGWQVRLLDLFSRLSGRYSRRAYLEIRV from the coding sequence CTGCGCGACGTGCTCGAAGGCGAGAGCTACGTGAGTCTTGCGACCTTCCGCCGCGACGGGCGCGCGGTCGCGACCCCCGTCTGGTTCGCCGAGGGCGATGGAGCCGTCTGGGTCTTCACCGCCGGCGACTCCGGAAAGGTGAAGCGCCTGCGGAACTCGCCAAGAGCACGACTCGCCGCCTGCGACGCGCGGGGCAAGGTCCACGGCCCCTGGCACGAGGCGCAGGCGCGGATCGTCTCGGCGCCCGACGCGATCGCGCGCGCCAACGAGCTCCTGCTCGCGAAGTACGGCTGGCAGGTGCGCCTGCTCGACCTGTTCTCGCGCCTCTCCGGCCGCTACTCCCGACGCGCCTACCTGGAGATCCGCGTCTAG